A genomic window from Sphingomonas taxi includes:
- a CDS encoding acyl-CoA dehydrogenase, with amino-acid sequence MAGMGKFDWADPFLLDDQLSEDERMIRDTARGYAQDKLAPRIVEAFRTEHTDPAIFREMGELGLLGPTLPEDYGGVGAGYVAYGLVAREVERIDSGYRSMMSVQSSLVMYPIFAYGSEEQKRAFLPKLASGEYIGCFGLTEPDAGSDPGGMTTRARKVDGGYVLSGAKTWISNSPIADVFVVWAKSDAHDGAIRGFVLTKDMKGLSAPKIEGKLSLRASITGGIVMEDVEVGEDALLPGVEGLKGPFGCLNRARYGISWGALGAAEFCFHAARQYGLDRKQFGTPLAGRQLYQKKLADMETEIALGLQASLRVGRLMDEGRFAPEMVSLVKRNNVGKALEIARMSRDMHGGNGISGEYQVMRHMMNLETVNTYEGAHDVHALILGRAITGIAAF; translated from the coding sequence ATGGCCGGCATGGGCAAGTTCGACTGGGCCGATCCCTTCCTGCTCGACGATCAGTTGAGCGAGGACGAGCGGATGATCCGCGATACCGCGCGCGGCTATGCGCAGGACAAGCTTGCGCCGCGGATCGTCGAGGCGTTCCGCACCGAGCACACCGATCCCGCGATCTTCCGCGAGATGGGCGAGCTCGGCCTGCTTGGGCCGACGCTGCCCGAGGACTATGGCGGCGTCGGCGCGGGTTACGTCGCTTATGGGCTGGTGGCGCGCGAGGTCGAGCGGATCGACTCGGGCTATCGCTCGATGATGAGCGTGCAGTCGAGCCTCGTGATGTATCCGATCTTCGCCTACGGCTCGGAGGAGCAGAAGCGCGCCTTCCTGCCCAAGCTCGCGAGCGGCGAATATATCGGCTGTTTCGGGCTGACCGAGCCCGATGCCGGTTCCGACCCCGGCGGGATGACGACGCGGGCGCGCAAGGTCGATGGCGGCTACGTCCTCTCCGGCGCCAAGACCTGGATTTCGAACAGTCCGATCGCCGACGTCTTCGTCGTCTGGGCCAAGTCGGACGCGCATGATGGCGCGATCCGCGGCTTCGTGCTCACCAAGGACATGAAGGGGCTGTCCGCGCCGAAGATCGAGGGCAAGCTGTCGTTGCGCGCCTCGATCACCGGCGGAATCGTGATGGAGGACGTCGAGGTCGGCGAGGATGCGCTGCTGCCCGGCGTCGAGGGATTGAAGGGGCCGTTCGGTTGCCTCAATCGCGCGCGTTACGGGATCAGCTGGGGCGCGCTCGGCGCGGCGGAATTCTGCTTCCATGCCGCGCGCCAATATGGCCTCGACCGCAAGCAGTTCGGCACGCCGCTCGCCGGACGGCAGCTCTACCAGAAGAAGCTCGCCGATATGGAGACCGAGATCGCGCTCGGGTTGCAGGCGTCGCTGCGCGTCGGGCGGCTGATGGACGAAGGCCGGTTCGCGCCGGAAATGGTCAGCCTCGTCAAGCGCAACAACGTCGGCAAGGCGCTGGAGATCGCGCGGATGAGCCGCGACATGCACGGCGGCAACGGCATCTCGGGCGAATATCAGGTGATGCGCCATATGATGAACCTCGAGACGGTGAACACCTATGAGGGCGCGCACGACGTCCACGCGCTGATCCTCGGCCGCGCGATCACCGGGATAGCGGCGTTTTGA